CATATTTGATTTTTAGCAGCTGCTGCCGGAAGGGGTATCTGACATGGGTCGGTTTCCTGCCACCAGCGCTGAGTAACGGAATCAGCAGCCATCTTTTTCATGTCTTTCGCATAATCATGGCCGGT
This region of Bacteroidales bacterium genomic DNA includes:
- a CDS encoding L-rhamnose mutarotase, with the translated sequence TGHDYAKDMKKMAADSVTQRWWQETDPCQIPLPAAAAKNQIWTQMEEVFHIE